The Bactrocera dorsalis isolate Fly_Bdor unplaced genomic scaffold, ASM2337382v1 BdCtg024, whole genome shotgun sequence genome has a segment encoding these proteins:
- the LOC105229138 gene encoding putative inorganic phosphate cotransporter isoform X1 — protein MVYILVTERTPLLLKSGFVRLKGNLKLRRKKDSNAFGVRHVQALLMFFGMAFGYFLRVNISAAIVPMTKPRTTGDEYYDWDSSTKSLILSSFFWGYVVAQVPAGLLAKRFGGKLVLGIATVLASIITMLHPWAASGGSWQVICFLRVLIGLTQGVLYPSVHTLLAKWAPRTERSFLATSVYSGAQFGTVIILATSGFIFDSSMGWPGIFYISGAVALAWSILFLVFGADSPKDSKVISKQEREYIEHLTGSGSESKSLPVPWKSLFTSAPFYGLIAAQTGFTWGFYTLLTEIPTYMDSVLKLNVASNALLSALPYFVMWLLCLIVSPISDMLINRNILSTTVGRKLFNTIGQWIPMACLIGMSYMTSEESVAAITLLTIGVGFNAAAFCGYLVNHMDLSPNFAGPMMSISNGFGNLLSLFAPLVVGAVVVNEEEPSEWRIVFYITAGVYLVCNALFIIFGQATIQSWNDPMNLPTNTKSQTIERIGEDTEATITKSE, from the exons ATGGTTTATATCCTTGTCACGGAGCGCACACCGTTGCTATTAAAAAGCGGCTTTGTGCGCTTAAAGGGAAATTTAAAACTTCGCCGAAAGAAAGATT CAAATGCGTTCGGCGTACGCCATGTACAGGCGTTACTGATGTTCTTCGGCATGGCGTTCGGCTACTTTCTGCGTGTTAATATCTCCGCTGCCATTGTTCCAATGACGAAGCCTCGAACCACAGGCGATGAATACTATGACTGGGATTCCTCGACAAAATCGTTAATACTGAGCAGCTTCTTTTGGGGTTATGTGGTGGCGCAAGTACCTGCAGGCCTACTCGCCAAACGTTTCGGTGGCAAACTAGTACTTGGCATTGCCACTGTGCTGGCTTCGATTATAACAATGTTGCACCCTTGGGCAGCATCTGGCGGCAGTTGGCAAGTAATATGCTTTCTACGTGTGTTAATTGGACTGACACAAGGCGTTCTTTATCCATCGGTACATACGTTATTGGCCAAATGGGCGCCACGTACGGAGCGTAGCTTTTTGGCCACTTCGGTTTATTCGGGTGCACAATTTGGCACTGTGATTATTTTGGCTACAAGCGGTTTCATTTTCGACTCCAGCATGGGTTGGCCGggtattttttacatttccgGTGCTGTGGCGTTGGCTTGGTCGATTTTGTTTCTAGTTTTTGGTGCGGATTCGCCAAAGGACTCAAAGGTGATATCTAAACAGGAGCGTGAATATATTGAGCATCTTACAGGCAGCGGTTCGGAAAGTAAG tCTTTGCCCGTACCGTGGAAGTCCTTATTCACATCAGCTCCATTTTATGGTCTTATCGCAGCTCAAACGGGTTTCACTTGGGGTTTTTACACACTCCTCACCGAAATACCAACCTATATGGATTCGGTACTGAAGTTAAATGTCGCTTCGAATGCGCTTTTATCGGCTTTGCCATACTTCGTAATGTGGCTGTTATGCTTGATTGTTAGCCCGATATCTGATATGCTGATCAATAGAAATATACTGAGTACCACAGTTGGGAGAAAGTTATTCAACACCATTGGTCAATGGATACCGATGGCTTGCTTAATTGGTATGAGTTATATGACGAGTGAAGAGAGTGTAGCGGCTATAACGTTGCTTACGATCGGTGTGGGTTTCAATGCGGCTGCGTTTTGTGGATATTTAGTAAATCACATGGATCTTTCGCCGAATTTCGCTGGACCAATGATGTCAATTTCGAATGGTTTTGGCAATTTGTTGTCATTATTTGCGCCATTAGTTGTTGGCGCTGTCGTAGTAAATGAG GAGGAACCAAGCGAGTGGCGGATCGTTTTCTATATAACCGCTGGCGTTTATTTAGTGTGTAACGCTTTATTCATCATATTTGGTCAAGCGACAATACAATCATGGAATGATCCAATGAATTTGCCCACAAACACAAAGTCACAGACAATTGAAAGGATAGGGGAAGATACAGAGGCTACGATTACTAAATCCGAGTAA
- the LOC105229138 gene encoding putative inorganic phosphate cotransporter isoform X2 — MGFKKSMNVQGSLAENEKPNAFGVRHVQALLMFFGMAFGYFLRVNISAAIVPMTKPRTTGDEYYDWDSSTKSLILSSFFWGYVVAQVPAGLLAKRFGGKLVLGIATVLASIITMLHPWAASGGSWQVICFLRVLIGLTQGVLYPSVHTLLAKWAPRTERSFLATSVYSGAQFGTVIILATSGFIFDSSMGWPGIFYISGAVALAWSILFLVFGADSPKDSKVISKQEREYIEHLTGSGSESKSLPVPWKSLFTSAPFYGLIAAQTGFTWGFYTLLTEIPTYMDSVLKLNVASNALLSALPYFVMWLLCLIVSPISDMLINRNILSTTVGRKLFNTIGQWIPMACLIGMSYMTSEESVAAITLLTIGVGFNAAAFCGYLVNHMDLSPNFAGPMMSISNGFGNLLSLFAPLVVGAVVVNEEEPSEWRIVFYITAGVYLVCNALFIIFGQATIQSWNDPMNLPTNTKSQTIERIGEDTEATITKSE, encoded by the exons ATGGGCTTTAAAAAATCCATGAATGTGCAGGGATCCCTGGCTGAGAATGAAAAAC CAAATGCGTTCGGCGTACGCCATGTACAGGCGTTACTGATGTTCTTCGGCATGGCGTTCGGCTACTTTCTGCGTGTTAATATCTCCGCTGCCATTGTTCCAATGACGAAGCCTCGAACCACAGGCGATGAATACTATGACTGGGATTCCTCGACAAAATCGTTAATACTGAGCAGCTTCTTTTGGGGTTATGTGGTGGCGCAAGTACCTGCAGGCCTACTCGCCAAACGTTTCGGTGGCAAACTAGTACTTGGCATTGCCACTGTGCTGGCTTCGATTATAACAATGTTGCACCCTTGGGCAGCATCTGGCGGCAGTTGGCAAGTAATATGCTTTCTACGTGTGTTAATTGGACTGACACAAGGCGTTCTTTATCCATCGGTACATACGTTATTGGCCAAATGGGCGCCACGTACGGAGCGTAGCTTTTTGGCCACTTCGGTTTATTCGGGTGCACAATTTGGCACTGTGATTATTTTGGCTACAAGCGGTTTCATTTTCGACTCCAGCATGGGTTGGCCGggtattttttacatttccgGTGCTGTGGCGTTGGCTTGGTCGATTTTGTTTCTAGTTTTTGGTGCGGATTCGCCAAAGGACTCAAAGGTGATATCTAAACAGGAGCGTGAATATATTGAGCATCTTACAGGCAGCGGTTCGGAAAGTAAG tCTTTGCCCGTACCGTGGAAGTCCTTATTCACATCAGCTCCATTTTATGGTCTTATCGCAGCTCAAACGGGTTTCACTTGGGGTTTTTACACACTCCTCACCGAAATACCAACCTATATGGATTCGGTACTGAAGTTAAATGTCGCTTCGAATGCGCTTTTATCGGCTTTGCCATACTTCGTAATGTGGCTGTTATGCTTGATTGTTAGCCCGATATCTGATATGCTGATCAATAGAAATATACTGAGTACCACAGTTGGGAGAAAGTTATTCAACACCATTGGTCAATGGATACCGATGGCTTGCTTAATTGGTATGAGTTATATGACGAGTGAAGAGAGTGTAGCGGCTATAACGTTGCTTACGATCGGTGTGGGTTTCAATGCGGCTGCGTTTTGTGGATATTTAGTAAATCACATGGATCTTTCGCCGAATTTCGCTGGACCAATGATGTCAATTTCGAATGGTTTTGGCAATTTGTTGTCATTATTTGCGCCATTAGTTGTTGGCGCTGTCGTAGTAAATGAG GAGGAACCAAGCGAGTGGCGGATCGTTTTCTATATAACCGCTGGCGTTTATTTAGTGTGTAACGCTTTATTCATCATATTTGGTCAAGCGACAATACAATCATGGAATGATCCAATGAATTTGCCCACAAACACAAAGTCACAGACAATTGAAAGGATAGGGGAAGATACAGAGGCTACGATTACTAAATCCGAGTAA
- the LOC105229140 gene encoding ribonuclease H1 isoform X1: protein MQFLVKTFQNSGKGIFMSFYAVARGHNVGIYDSWAKCEEQVRGFKGAKYKKFKSKSEAEDFVKNLNGLVSENITSPTPKEFWPDDETFELNSLEDSELLAAASVVESSNKRKRDVPDELGTKKKKYPEHVSNFWKPVGKMIFKEHSFEIDSEGYIIVYTDGSCINNGSSDACAGFGVYFGENHPLNASKPVTGRVTNNVGEIQAAIHAINTAKSFGIEKLCVSTDSQFLINSITIWIEGWKQKNWRKQNGEPVKNSIDFKELDKLLADNSIQVKWNYVKGHDRIVGNEMADKLAREGSDTYKRMNNRKE, encoded by the exons ATgcaatttttagttaaaacttttcaaaattcaGGAAAAGGCATTTTTATGTCTTTTTACGCTGTGGCCCGTGGCCACAATGTAGGGATATATGACAGCtg GGCGAAGTGTGAGGAGCAGGTAAGAGGCTTTAAAGGTGCcaagtataaaaaattcaagTCGAAATCTGAAGCCGaagattttgttaaaaatttgaaCGGGTTGGTTTCGGAAAACATAACAAGTCCTACGCCGAAAGAATTTTGGCCTGATGATGAAACTTTTGAGTTAAATTCACTGGAAGATTCAGAACTG cTTGCTGCTGCTAGTGTTGTGGAATCTAGTAATAAAAGAAAGAGAGATGTGCCTGATGAACTTgggacaaaaaagaaaaaatatcctGAGCATGTTTCGAACTTTTGGAAACCAGTTGGTAAAATGATATTTAAGGAACATTCCTTTGAAATTGATTCCGAGGGATACATAATTGTCTACACTGATGGCTCATGTATAAACAATGGTAGCTCTGATGCTTGTGCAGGTTTTGGAGTATATTTCGGAGAAAATCACCCATT aaatgcCTCGAAGCCAGTCACCGGTCGTGTTACTAACAATGTAGGCGAAATTCAAGCGGCTATTCACGCTATTAATACAGCAAAATCATTTGGTATCGAAAAACTCTGCGTTAGTACGGATTCTCAGTTTCTTAttaattcaattacaatttgGATCGAAGgctggaaacaaaaaaattggcgAAAACAAAATGGGGAACCGGTAAAAAATTCTATAGATTTTAAGGAACTAGATAAATTACTGGCTGACAACAGTATTCAGGTGAAATGG aaCTATGTAAAAGGACATGATCGTATTGTTGGAAATGAAATGGCGGATAAATTGGCCAGGGAAGGATCTGACACGTACAAACGTATGAATAACCGAAAGGAGTAG
- the LOC105229138 gene encoding putative inorganic phosphate cotransporter isoform X3, whose product MFFGMAFGYFLRVNISAAIVPMTKPRTTGDEYYDWDSSTKSLILSSFFWGYVVAQVPAGLLAKRFGGKLVLGIATVLASIITMLHPWAASGGSWQVICFLRVLIGLTQGVLYPSVHTLLAKWAPRTERSFLATSVYSGAQFGTVIILATSGFIFDSSMGWPGIFYISGAVALAWSILFLVFGADSPKDSKVISKQEREYIEHLTGSGSESKSLPVPWKSLFTSAPFYGLIAAQTGFTWGFYTLLTEIPTYMDSVLKLNVASNALLSALPYFVMWLLCLIVSPISDMLINRNILSTTVGRKLFNTIGQWIPMACLIGMSYMTSEESVAAITLLTIGVGFNAAAFCGYLVNHMDLSPNFAGPMMSISNGFGNLLSLFAPLVVGAVVVNEEEPSEWRIVFYITAGVYLVCNALFIIFGQATIQSWNDPMNLPTNTKSQTIERIGEDTEATITKSE is encoded by the exons ATGTTCTTCGGCATGGCGTTCGGCTACTTTCTGCGTGTTAATATCTCCGCTGCCATTGTTCCAATGACGAAGCCTCGAACCACAGGCGATGAATACTATGACTGGGATTCCTCGACAAAATCGTTAATACTGAGCAGCTTCTTTTGGGGTTATGTGGTGGCGCAAGTACCTGCAGGCCTACTCGCCAAACGTTTCGGTGGCAAACTAGTACTTGGCATTGCCACTGTGCTGGCTTCGATTATAACAATGTTGCACCCTTGGGCAGCATCTGGCGGCAGTTGGCAAGTAATATGCTTTCTACGTGTGTTAATTGGACTGACACAAGGCGTTCTTTATCCATCGGTACATACGTTATTGGCCAAATGGGCGCCACGTACGGAGCGTAGCTTTTTGGCCACTTCGGTTTATTCGGGTGCACAATTTGGCACTGTGATTATTTTGGCTACAAGCGGTTTCATTTTCGACTCCAGCATGGGTTGGCCGggtattttttacatttccgGTGCTGTGGCGTTGGCTTGGTCGATTTTGTTTCTAGTTTTTGGTGCGGATTCGCCAAAGGACTCAAAGGTGATATCTAAACAGGAGCGTGAATATATTGAGCATCTTACAGGCAGCGGTTCGGAAAGTAAG tCTTTGCCCGTACCGTGGAAGTCCTTATTCACATCAGCTCCATTTTATGGTCTTATCGCAGCTCAAACGGGTTTCACTTGGGGTTTTTACACACTCCTCACCGAAATACCAACCTATATGGATTCGGTACTGAAGTTAAATGTCGCTTCGAATGCGCTTTTATCGGCTTTGCCATACTTCGTAATGTGGCTGTTATGCTTGATTGTTAGCCCGATATCTGATATGCTGATCAATAGAAATATACTGAGTACCACAGTTGGGAGAAAGTTATTCAACACCATTGGTCAATGGATACCGATGGCTTGCTTAATTGGTATGAGTTATATGACGAGTGAAGAGAGTGTAGCGGCTATAACGTTGCTTACGATCGGTGTGGGTTTCAATGCGGCTGCGTTTTGTGGATATTTAGTAAATCACATGGATCTTTCGCCGAATTTCGCTGGACCAATGATGTCAATTTCGAATGGTTTTGGCAATTTGTTGTCATTATTTGCGCCATTAGTTGTTGGCGCTGTCGTAGTAAATGAG GAGGAACCAAGCGAGTGGCGGATCGTTTTCTATATAACCGCTGGCGTTTATTTAGTGTGTAACGCTTTATTCATCATATTTGGTCAAGCGACAATACAATCATGGAATGATCCAATGAATTTGCCCACAAACACAAAGTCACAGACAATTGAAAGGATAGGGGAAGATACAGAGGCTACGATTACTAAATCCGAGTAA
- the LOC105229142 gene encoding ribonuclease H1, translating into MPFYAVAKGRKEGIYTTWAECEQQVKKFSGAIFKKFPSLSEATDFLIQHEANNLRSELEKKSCGKEFQQLCVLQNTLANTVKQENPVSAGFPITQNIKEEPLSESLLFNDNDGDKELLTVLRQLEEGQDVNTRIRKADSKVMKLGLTANTKPLKIGHYTFDASDDGYVNVYIGGHSENIGNWNCMAGYGIYFREGHPLNVSEAATGRMTRNVGDIEAAIEAIEIAIRVGIPKLCLHTKSEFLLNAVAFWMNIWKRHGWRNKAGKVVQNRKQFEKLYTLINDSNIDINWTDGRNDSGISNWKQVEKLAEFGTEDYLDRHPSKEDGSSMEYFDGFAF; encoded by the exons atGCCCTTTTACGCAGTAGCCAAAGGACGAAAAGAGGGTATATACACTACCTGGGCAGAATGTGAACagcaagtaaaaaaatttagtggcgcaattttcaaaaaatttccatcACTCTCTGAAGCTACTGATTTTTTAATCCAACATGAAGCAAATAATTTGCGTAGTGAATTGGAAAAGAAGTCCTGTGGAAAAGAATTTCAGCAGCTTTGCGTTTTGCAAAATACTTTAGCAAATACTGTTAAGCAGGAAAATCCTGTTTCGGCAGGATTTCCAattacacaaaatataaaagaagaaCCATTGTCTGAAAGTTTGTTGTTTAATGATAATGATGGAGATAAGGAATTG TTAACAGTGCTACGCCAATTGGAAGAAGGCCAAGATGTTAACACAAGGATTCGTAAAGCAGATTCAAAAGTAATGAAATTGGGTCTAACTGCTAACACGAAGCCCCTTAAAATCGGACATTACACTTTTGATGCGAGCGACGACggttatgtaaatgtatatattggTGGGCATAGTGAAAATATTGGTAATTGGAACTGTATGGCGGGTTATGGTATATATTTTCGAGAAGGTCATCCTct CAATGTGTCTGAAGCAGCAACTGGTCGAATGACACGAAATGTTGGTGACATTGAAGCGGCTATCGAAGCTATTGAAATTGCTATACGGGTTGGTATACCCAAACTATGCTTGCACACGAAATCTGAGTTTCTTCTAAATGCCGTAGCGTTTTGGATGAATATTTGGAAGCGTCACGGATGGCGTAATAAGGCTGGTAAAGTTGTGCAAAACCGAAAGCAATTTGAGAAATTGTACACTCTTATCAACGACAGTAATATTGATATTAACTGG aCTGATGGTCGCAATGATTCGGGTATCTCGAATTGGAAGCAAGTGGAAAAACTAGCTGAATTTGGAACGGAAGATTATCTTGATCGTCACCCCAGTAAAGAAGACGGCTCCTCAATGGAATATTTTGACGGCTTTGCGTTTTAA
- the LOC105229140 gene encoding ribonuclease H1 isoform X2, producing MQFLVKTFQNSGKGIFMSFYAVARGHNVGIYDSWAKCEEQLAAASVVESSNKRKRDVPDELGTKKKKYPEHVSNFWKPVGKMIFKEHSFEIDSEGYIIVYTDGSCINNGSSDACAGFGVYFGENHPLNASKPVTGRVTNNVGEIQAAIHAINTAKSFGIEKLCVSTDSQFLINSITIWIEGWKQKNWRKQNGEPVKNSIDFKELDKLLADNSIQVKWNYVKGHDRIVGNEMADKLAREGSDTYKRMNNRKE from the exons ATgcaatttttagttaaaacttttcaaaattcaGGAAAAGGCATTTTTATGTCTTTTTACGCTGTGGCCCGTGGCCACAATGTAGGGATATATGACAGCtg GGCGAAGTGTGAGGAGCAG cTTGCTGCTGCTAGTGTTGTGGAATCTAGTAATAAAAGAAAGAGAGATGTGCCTGATGAACTTgggacaaaaaagaaaaaatatcctGAGCATGTTTCGAACTTTTGGAAACCAGTTGGTAAAATGATATTTAAGGAACATTCCTTTGAAATTGATTCCGAGGGATACATAATTGTCTACACTGATGGCTCATGTATAAACAATGGTAGCTCTGATGCTTGTGCAGGTTTTGGAGTATATTTCGGAGAAAATCACCCATT aaatgcCTCGAAGCCAGTCACCGGTCGTGTTACTAACAATGTAGGCGAAATTCAAGCGGCTATTCACGCTATTAATACAGCAAAATCATTTGGTATCGAAAAACTCTGCGTTAGTACGGATTCTCAGTTTCTTAttaattcaattacaatttgGATCGAAGgctggaaacaaaaaaattggcgAAAACAAAATGGGGAACCGGTAAAAAATTCTATAGATTTTAAGGAACTAGATAAATTACTGGCTGACAACAGTATTCAGGTGAAATGG aaCTATGTAAAAGGACATGATCGTATTGTTGGAAATGAAATGGCGGATAAATTGGCCAGGGAAGGATCTGACACGTACAAACGTATGAATAACCGAAAGGAGTAG
- the LOC105229139 gene encoding uncharacterized protein LOC105229139 isoform X2, translating to MIPAAIYTFSLLLLLPKGLRCSQSPTKPIVGLQLSDTGMHRDLIYTVQFTNALYDKSCNYVLEQLLPAGVYISVDQIGDLKRLKKLNGIFPEFVDIEAPTEKSKSFTIMLNGVPQSTDAIKLPIHYRYHAPSKKQNKFATVEIPIPKLYIKCKTLEDNSIEEFLETASKYNYCLNERSISFETKINENNSNSSPKSNLAVYDNCDWYLVDVHFQLKTDLRADIPIGNEKAFPPILYATIIISWIISLYTVFRTHAIPRRINYKLEEQRVLQNKMK from the exons atGATACCTGCTGCGATATACACTTTCTCATTACTGCTTCTGTTGCCTAAAGGTCTGCGTTGCAGTCAATCGCCGACCAAACCTATTGTGGGTTTGCAATTAAGCGATACTGGAATGCATCG CGATCTTATATACACTGTTCAGTTTACTAATGCGTTATATGACAAAAGCTGTAATTACGTTCTTGAGCAGCTCCTTCCTGCTGGTGTCTACATTAGTGTTGATCAAATTGGTGATTTAAAACGATTAAAGAag TTAAATGGCATTTTTCCGGAATTCGTTGATATTGAAGCGCCAACAGAGAAATCTAAATCTTTTACTATCATGTTAAACGGTGTGCCACAATCAACGGATGCCATTAAATTGCCCATACATTATCGCTACCATGCTCCgagtaaaaaacaaaa taaattcgCCACTGTTGAGATTCCCATTCCGAAATTGTATATAAAGTGCAAAACGCTTGAAGACAACTCTATTGAAGAATTTTTGGAGACCGCatctaaatataattattgccTAAATGAACGTAGCATAAGTTTTGAAAccaaaattaacgaaaataatAGTAATTCATCTCCAAAATCAAATCTTGCTGTATACGACAATTGTGACTGGTATTTAGTTGACGTTCATTTCCAACTCAAAACGGATTTACGAGCTGACATACCTATAGGAAATGAAAAGGCTTTTCCTCCTATTTTATATGCTACAATAATTATAAGTTGGATTATATCGTTATATACAGTTTTTCGCACACATGCTATACCTCGACGCATTAACTATaaattagaagaacaacgagttttgcaaaacaaaatgaAGTAA
- the LOC105229139 gene encoding uncharacterized protein LOC105229139 isoform X1 has product MIPAAIYTFSLLLLLPKGLRCSQSPTKPIVGLQLSDTGMHRDLIYTVQFTNALYDKSCNYVLEQLLPAGVYISVDQIGDLKRLKKLNGIFPEFVDIEAPTEKSKSFTIMLNGVPQSTDAIKLPIHYRYHAPSKKQKYENASIYFLFLILKVVLFFSKFATVEIPIPKLYIKCKTLEDNSIEEFLETASKYNYCLNERSISFETKINENNSNSSPKSNLAVYDNCDWYLVDVHFQLKTDLRADIPIGNEKAFPPILYATIIISWIISLYTVFRTHAIPRRINYKLEEQRVLQNKMK; this is encoded by the exons atGATACCTGCTGCGATATACACTTTCTCATTACTGCTTCTGTTGCCTAAAGGTCTGCGTTGCAGTCAATCGCCGACCAAACCTATTGTGGGTTTGCAATTAAGCGATACTGGAATGCATCG CGATCTTATATACACTGTTCAGTTTACTAATGCGTTATATGACAAAAGCTGTAATTACGTTCTTGAGCAGCTCCTTCCTGCTGGTGTCTACATTAGTGTTGATCAAATTGGTGATTTAAAACGATTAAAGAag TTAAATGGCATTTTTCCGGAATTCGTTGATATTGAAGCGCCAACAGAGAAATCTAAATCTTTTACTATCATGTTAAACGGTGTGCCACAATCAACGGATGCCATTAAATTGCCCATACATTATCGCTACCATGCTCCgagtaaaaaacaaaagtacGAAAAtgcaagtatttattttttatttcttatcttaAAAGTAGTactattttttagtaaattcgCCACTGTTGAGATTCCCATTCCGAAATTGTATATAAAGTGCAAAACGCTTGAAGACAACTCTATTGAAGAATTTTTGGAGACCGCatctaaatataattattgccTAAATGAACGTAGCATAAGTTTTGAAAccaaaattaacgaaaataatAGTAATTCATCTCCAAAATCAAATCTTGCTGTATACGACAATTGTGACTGGTATTTAGTTGACGTTCATTTCCAACTCAAAACGGATTTACGAGCTGACATACCTATAGGAAATGAAAAGGCTTTTCCTCCTATTTTATATGCTACAATAATTATAAGTTGGATTATATCGTTATATACAGTTTTTCGCACACATGCTATACCTCGACGCATTAACTATaaattagaagaacaacgagttttgcaaaacaaaatgaAGTAA